A single Paenibacillus sp. FSL R5-0517 DNA region contains:
- a CDS encoding LutB/LldF family L-lactate oxidation iron-sulfur protein, producing the protein MSQPGVMDTTVKERAGLALNDDFLRKAVKFTTERLRNGKKSASEEHGNWDEWRERGRQIRLHTIAHLDYYLNEFVNNARANGVHIHFADTSVEAAAIALDIAAHKQASTVVKSKSMVSEEVHLNHVLESAGIEAIETDLGEYIIQLAGEAPSHIVIPAIHKNRYQIAELLSKEAGEILEPDTTVLAGFVRKKLREKFLEADIGMTGCNFAIAETGSMVLFENEGNARMVSTVPRTQITLMGMERIIPSWTDLEVMATLLPRSATGQKLTMYMSGITGPRRTADADGPDEMHIIIVDNGRSLQLGDPEFQELLNCIRCGACLNACPVYRHIGGHAYGGTYSGPIGAVLTPALNGNIDEWNDIAGASSLCGACYEACPVKIPLHDMLVYLRRRKVEDGHGNKMESMGMKGFAAVVSNSKRFSAAIRLGQIGQKAVVRNNGISLKLGPLKGWNNYRVAPSLAKKSFRQQWNKLDQELNEKQQAMDSSVRSRMEQIIREREEGEGKKHGH; encoded by the coding sequence ATGAGCCAACCGGGAGTTATGGATACGACGGTCAAAGAACGTGCCGGACTGGCCTTGAATGATGATTTTCTGCGTAAGGCGGTCAAATTCACAACAGAACGATTGCGTAACGGTAAGAAGTCGGCCTCAGAAGAACATGGAAACTGGGATGAATGGCGGGAACGTGGACGTCAGATTCGTCTGCATACCATTGCGCACCTGGATTATTATCTGAATGAATTTGTGAATAACGCCCGTGCGAACGGGGTTCATATTCATTTTGCAGATACATCGGTGGAAGCAGCGGCGATTGCACTCGATATTGCGGCTCACAAGCAGGCGTCTACGGTGGTAAAGTCCAAATCGATGGTGTCGGAGGAAGTACATCTGAATCATGTGCTGGAGTCAGCGGGCATTGAAGCGATCGAGACCGACCTGGGTGAATACATCATACAGTTGGCAGGCGAGGCCCCCTCTCATATTGTCATTCCAGCCATCCATAAGAACCGCTATCAGATTGCAGAGTTGTTATCGAAGGAAGCGGGTGAAATTCTGGAGCCGGATACGACGGTACTTGCCGGATTTGTTCGCAAAAAGCTACGCGAGAAGTTCCTAGAGGCGGATATCGGCATGACGGGCTGTAATTTTGCAATTGCAGAGACAGGTTCCATGGTTTTGTTCGAAAATGAAGGCAATGCCCGTATGGTATCCACTGTTCCCAGAACGCAGATTACACTCATGGGCATGGAGCGGATCATTCCATCGTGGACGGATCTGGAGGTCATGGCAACCTTGTTGCCACGCTCTGCAACAGGTCAGAAACTGACGATGTATATGTCAGGCATCACAGGTCCTCGCCGTACAGCGGATGCGGATGGACCGGATGAAATGCACATCATTATCGTGGATAACGGTCGATCCCTTCAACTCGGTGATCCCGAGTTTCAAGAACTGCTGAATTGTATTCGCTGTGGTGCTTGTTTGAATGCTTGCCCGGTATATCGTCATATTGGGGGCCATGCCTATGGTGGTACCTATAGCGGACCGATTGGAGCGGTATTGACACCTGCACTCAATGGCAACATTGATGAATGGAATGATATTGCGGGTGCTTCGAGTCTGTGTGGAGCCTGTTATGAAGCATGTCCAGTTAAAATTCCGCTACATGATATGCTTGTTTATCTACGCAGGCGTAAAGTGGAAGACGGTCATGGCAACAAAATGGAGAGCATGGGCATGAAGGGCTTTGCTGCCGTTGTTTCCAATTCCAAACGCTTCAGTGCGGCCATACGTCTGGGACAGATCGGGCAGAAGGCAGTTGTGCGCAACAACGGCATTTCTCTCAAGCTGGGTCCACTTAAAGGCTGGAACAATTATCGGGTTGCGCCAAGTCTCGCCAAGAAATCCTTCCGGCAACAATGGAACAAGCTGGATCAGGAACTGAACGAGAAGCAACAAGCTATGGATTCTTCCGTTCGCAGCCGTATGGAGCAGATTATTCGTGAACGAGAAGAAGGGGAGGGGAAGAAGCATGGTCACTGA
- a CDS encoding LUD domain-containing protein, which translates to MVTEHEQWLAQLEKKSIEKQEQFMNDIASKLRRPRQRQAPTQPFRGAPDFWTELEWDEEKRIQAFTDNFVSVGAHIARVQNMEEVSQFIANKSHELSARYIIRQNEQALKDLGLEEQLPEVQISVWNSQADENWKARAAEADIGVVIADYATAYTGSVTVLSSPEKGRSVSLLPTVLIIIIPVDRLYTRLGETLDRFDEVGRENLPAGIHFISGPSRSSDIENDLTIGVHGPGIVYGLIMG; encoded by the coding sequence ATGGTCACTGAACATGAGCAATGGCTTGCACAATTGGAGAAGAAGTCCATTGAGAAACAGGAGCAGTTCATGAATGACATTGCTTCGAAATTGAGAAGACCAAGGCAACGCCAAGCGCCGACCCAACCCTTTCGGGGAGCACCCGACTTTTGGACGGAATTGGAATGGGATGAAGAGAAGCGTATTCAAGCATTTACGGATAACTTTGTAAGTGTAGGCGCACACATTGCACGGGTTCAGAACATGGAAGAAGTATCTCAATTCATTGCTAACAAATCGCATGAACTGAGTGCCAGATATATCATTCGTCAGAATGAACAGGCGCTAAAAGATCTCGGATTGGAAGAACAGTTACCGGAGGTACAGATCTCCGTCTGGAATAGTCAAGCGGATGAGAACTGGAAGGCTCGGGCAGCTGAGGCTGATATCGGTGTGGTCATAGCGGATTATGCGACTGCATATACAGGTTCGGTTACTGTACTTTCTTCACCCGAAAAAGGTCGTTCCGTCAGTCTGCTGCCTACCGTACTTATCATCATTATTCCAGTAGATCGGCTGTACACCAGACTGGGTGAAACGCTTGATCGATTTGACGAGGTGGGAAGAGAGAATCTTCCCGCAGGTATCCACTTTATTTCAGGCCCAAGCCGATCGTCCGATATTGAAAATGATCTGACCATTGGGGTACACGGACCAGGTATTGTATATGGTTTGATTATGGGGTAA
- a CDS encoding (Fe-S)-binding protein translates to MKVSLFITCLSDAIYPRVGEAMVRLLAAHGVRLDFPPVQTCCGQPSYNSGYWDETRVAAKTILEAFDDSDFVVCPSGSCTYMIHHYPELFADEPVWLEKAKRLEAKAYEFTQFLVQVLGITDLGAHFPHKVTYHPSCHGSRLLGVKDEPMALLSQVKGLELVPLPFAEDCCGFGGTFAIKMSDISGAMVTEKVDHVKETQAEVLVGLDMACLMNIAGNLRYRNEPVRVMHLAELLYEGVRTG, encoded by the coding sequence ATGAAGGTCTCCTTATTCATTACCTGCCTCAGCGATGCCATCTATCCCCGAGTGGGGGAGGCCATGGTCAGATTGCTCGCCGCTCATGGCGTTCGGTTGGATTTTCCGCCGGTTCAGACCTGCTGCGGTCAGCCATCCTACAATAGCGGGTACTGGGATGAGACTCGGGTAGCGGCCAAGACGATTCTTGAAGCGTTTGACGACAGTGATTTTGTAGTCTGTCCTTCGGGATCGTGTACGTATATGATTCATCATTATCCCGAACTGTTCGCGGATGAACCGGTGTGGTTAGAGAAGGCAAAACGATTGGAAGCCAAAGCCTATGAATTCACTCAATTCCTCGTTCAGGTACTCGGGATAACCGATCTGGGCGCACATTTTCCACACAAAGTAACCTATCATCCATCCTGCCACGGCAGTCGTCTGTTGGGTGTAAAGGATGAGCCGATGGCATTACTATCCCAAGTAAAGGGACTGGAATTGGTTCCCCTGCCGTTTGCTGAGGATTGCTGCGGGTTTGGAGGTACCTTTGCCATCAAAATGTCCGATATTTCAGGAGCGATGGTGACGGAGAAGGTTGATCATGTCAAAGAGACCCAAGCCGAAGTACTGGTGGGGCTAGACATGGCTTGTCTGATGAATATCGCAGGTAATCTGCGTTATCGGAATGAACCGGTGCGTGTGATGCATCTGGCGGAACTATTGTATGAGGGGGTGCGAACTGGATGA